The Daphnia carinata strain CSIRO-1 chromosome 1, CSIRO_AGI_Dcar_HiC_V3, whole genome shotgun sequence sequence CATAGTCAGCAAATTTACTTCCAGCTCAACTGAATGGGTATATGTCAATAAGAATTGGGCACATTTTGAAAATCCAAGAAGAATATGTCTACAATCAGAAAATGGCCTGAAATAGTCACTGTCATTTTACAAATTTGGACAAGTTGTCAAAAGCTTACCCTGCTTCCAAGGCTGACAATGGAATTACTTTGTCTAGTTGAAATATTAGCCGTTCATTCAATCGCCCAAACAATGGAGCTTTGCCTTGTCTATGGCTGTAATTTTCCCACTTCCCCGttaactacaaaaaaaaaaagaaagtaaaaattaGCACTTTATTGCAACattatacaaaacaaaaattggaaacaaacaaagaaacatttgTTGGTTAAACATATTATAAAAGTAAAgctgtaaagaaaaatatcttTATCAGGCTTGTGAGTACAGACtgcatagaaaaaaattgttatgaCAAATAAATACTTGTTTTTGGTGAAGTTTATTCAGCAGGTTCTCAGTAGCTGTTCTCCTTGGCAAATTTGACATTGTTTATTGGAAAATTTTGTGACTTTGGACAACCACACCACAGGTCAAAGGCCACTATAGAATTTACGTTAATTTGGCTTTTATGGAAAACCGTTGCAAAGTGGGCAGTAAAAAATCACCGACATTTTAATAATCAAAAATAGCCGACGTGGTAATAATCCAGTTTTTTGCTTGGACATACACAAGATATGACAGTTGGGAGAACGAAAACTTATAAAACCCTTTTCCGACACTAGCGCTTTAGCAGCTACAGTAGAGAACTAACTATCCTTTACCATCGAATTTTCAATGTTCCCATCCCCATTTAGCATTTATGATGGTTTAATAAAACTACTGGGGCCAACTACTAGGGTGCGCATGTTGCAGCGACAAAGAGGCTAACCTACCTGCCATTATACTATATTTCTTTAATCTCGCACCAAAAAGAGCGAGGAACAAAATCAGCAACCTTTGTTTATGTTCAGACCTTGGGAAATTGAAGGCCACGTTAGCTTTCGGTTTCACTGGTTGCCGAAACCGATTGGAGATTTGCTTGATGAGCTTCATAGCTTTCTCGCTAGAGCGATTCGTAAAAACACGTGTTTACTGAAAAGCTTCTGCTTCTCAATTGCCGTCAACTCGTGGTCTTCTGTGCAAGAGACAAGAAAAGCAATCTTCCAGAATAGTATctcaaaatgaagaaaaaactcCCCGTGAAAACGTTTGAATCAGAGAGTGAAGAAACTGACATTGATTCGGATGAAGAGGTATTCAACAATAACTTTTATTCCGTTACATTTTAGTaaacatttttgtgttacgctcAGCTTCTTGAAGCCTTTGAAAGTGGCGAAGTGAAACCTGGATTGAACCAAAAAGCGCCGGCTCCAAGACAATACACCAACAATTCTGTAAATTCATAGTGCATTGGCATTAAATATTTGTTGGTGAATTAATCAGCTTTCTGCTTTTTTCAGAAATTGCTGAATGCAAAACTCAATGATATGGTTCTGAAGCTTGACTGGATAGAACGTCTTGATTTAACAACTAAGTTGGACCCCATTGTTGATGGTATTCTTAACAGCAAGGAGGAAACACAACCAACATACAAGATTGAAACTCCTGGAGATCGCATTGTAGATGATCTTCAAAGAGAAACATTGTTCTACCGTCAAGCACAGAGTGCTATTATAGAAGGGCTTGCAAGGCTGAAAACACTAGGCATCCCCACCAGAAGACCAGAAGACTACTTTGCTCAAATGGCAAAGTCAGATGATCACATGTTGAAGGTTCTTTGCTTACAACCTTTCTTCTGTGTAGTGTAAACTAATGTAAAATGTTTATCAGGTCAAAAGACGAATCCTTACTCAGCAAGTGGCTCAAGAAAAATGCCAGAAAGTTAAAAAACTCAGAGAACTTAAGAAATATGGTAAAAAGGTCCAAGTTGAAGTTGGTCTGCAGCGCGCCAAGGAGAAGAGAGAGTTGCTTTCTAAAGTCAAGCAGTACCGTGAAGGCAAGTTGGCGTCGCTTGACTTTCTTGATGATGACggtggcaaaaagaaaaatatggttGAAATCACCAAAcagaagacaaaagaaaagaatgaattcaaacaagtCTTGTAATGCAAATCTGTATTCCATCAATTTCCATTGAACCTTTTTTACCTATGTTTTATTTGTACCTAGTCAACCAATGAGCAAAGGCCTAACCAAGGGAAAAGGCAAAGGAAAGAGCCCAGGCAAAGGTAAAAGCCAAGATAAGCgcaaatcaaaagaaaacaaatttggttttggaggaaaaaagagTGGTACTAAGAAGAACAACATGAAAAAGGACTCCGGCAATGACAGGAACAGCAAAGGTGGACAAAGAGGTCCCAAGAACCGACAGGGaggcaagaaaatgaaaggcgGTGGACGAAAACGTTAAAATGGTTTGAATAATTGAATTAAACGATGTGACAATAACGTTTTACCGCGTGTATTTGATTCGTATTTACACATATATGGCCAATTTCGTTCAATGTACAGGTATACTCTTTCAAAGATAAAACGGATCAACTTAAGGGGGTAACAGTTTGCCCGTTGCGTACTACCCTTACCCTAATGGGAACGATTCCTTTTAAACCATTAGAAACAAAATATGACGCAATATCTAAAGAACTCAATAAAGATAGATGGGAAATGTGTGGCGCAATAAGTGCTGCGAAGTAGCACATTCCCCACCATAATTGTATGCGTGGCAGCATATGGGCTTCTTTAATGTTTGACTCCCTCATATGCATGGTGAGTCTGATGAGCTGTAAATattgttaaaattaaaatagaaaaaagctTTAAGAATTACTGGTTGTCCTTACGCTTGTAAAAGACTGCCTGAAACTCAATATTGGGGCATAGCTCTTGAATCTTCTGAACAATTTTGGCTTTGTCTGCTTTTGTGCTGTCCACATTCCAGACCTAATAAAATGCTAAGGATCATCTAGACtggaattattattttttaatatacaaACCTGGACAATGTCATCCCTTTCTCTGACAGATACAGACACTCCACAGATGTCATCTTCAGGATCCACAAAATTTGTGAACTGTTCTCCAATAGCTGCAAGTAGCAATTCTCTCCAGATAGTCACCtattaacataaaaaaatgagGTGTGGTTAGGTTTTGTTTGGCTACGAGTAACAGTTACGGTGATTACTGTGTCTGGTTTGAAGCATTTTATCTTCCAAGTGCCACCATTACGGTTATAAGGCTCCTCCCACAGTGGACGTCTTTCCTCTCTCATCAGATGATAACTGTACCTCATCTGAATTTCTGCAACTGAAGGGATATTATGGTAAACAGACCAGAAGGTCTCTGCTTTAGAGAaagtgtaaatttttttcaaatttgctTCGTATTCTGCGGCAGAAACTCCGCGAACAGTTCttttcagaaaaacaaaagggaaaataacatttaataAACAAGAGACATCAATTGCAGATGCTGCATGTGGGAAGGAGATTTCAATTTTACACATACTTATCTAGAAACCAACTCCATGGTGTATTAAGCGGTGTTCCACTACATTCCTGGTCATGGATAGTATTAATGGCTTGAGCTGACAGTGCAGGAGATTGAGACAAACCATCAGAATTATTTGCGGCATGTAGCAAATGAACATTAACTGGATTCGATGCCATTGTGGAATACGAATCAGCACAGCTGTCGTCTGCTGTTCTTAGATCTTGGCCTAGCAACGAAAAATCGTGAATACGTCCTGTTGATTCTAACGTTAGCCTTGCGTAAAAATTACGCTTGCTTATTCAAGGCGACCTAAATCCGCGGTCCTTGAACACAATTGGTTCTAAATTAGAcgttctttgtttttacccGCCACTGTTTTCCATGCGGGTGTAGATCAACACTTGGGCTTCCTCTCGTCGAGTTCAGTTCTGAAACAGCTTGTCAATTGCAGTTTACGCACCAAGAAGATAAACCGTGCCTGTTATGTCGACCTCAGAAAAATTATGGATTGAACTACGAAACGAGTCCCCATTAGAATTCGAATCAGCAGACCTCGTGTTATCGTGAGCCACTGTCGTGGTAACCTTATCGTACCATTTACGATAGTAATTCCCCAAGCTTAGTAATGCCATGTCTGTCTTTTCTTCAACCAATAAACTGGTATGATATCCCGACATATCACCTGCTACAATTCTcacagtttttctttgaagtGGCTGAAAATAGTggcaaaaaatggcaaaa is a genomic window containing:
- the LOC130691510 gene encoding probable rRNA-processing protein EBP2 — protein: MKKKLPVKTFESESEETDIDSDEELLEAFESGEVKPGLNQKAPAPRQYTNNSKLLNAKLNDMVLKLDWIERLDLTTKLDPIVDGILNSKEETQPTYKIETPGDRIVDDLQRETLFYRQAQSAIIEGLARLKTLGIPTRRPEDYFAQMAKSDDHMLKVKRRILTQQVAQEKCQKVKKLRELKKYGKKVQVEVGLQRAKEKRELLSKVKQYREGKLASLDFLDDDGGKKKNMVEITKQKTKEKNEFKQVFQPMSKGLTKGKGKGKSPGKGKSQDKRKSKENKFGFGGKKSGTKKNNMKKDSGNDRNSKGGQRGPKNRQGGKKMKGGGRKR
- the LOC130691515 gene encoding eukaryotic translation initiation factor 4E type 3-like gives rise to the protein MASNPVNVHLLHAANNSDGLSQSPALSAQAINTIHDQECSGTPLNTPWSWFLDKTVRGVSAAEYEANLKKIYTFSKAETFWSVYHNIPSVAEIQMRYSYHLMREERRPLWEEPYNRNGGTWKIKCFKPDTVTIWRELLLAAIGEQFTNFVDPEDDICGVSVSVRERDDIVQVWNVDSTKADKAKIVQKIQELCPNIEFQAVFYKPHQTHHAYEGVKH